The Neoarius graeffei isolate fNeoGra1 chromosome 10, fNeoGra1.pri, whole genome shotgun sequence genome has a segment encoding these proteins:
- the tbc1d25 gene encoding TBC1 domain family member 25 has protein sequence MSAEEEERGVVRVKVKKCEGLQPVEFRSFAVDPQITSLEVLQHILIRAFELNGRRNFGISYLSRDRMGAEVYLSLLSDWDLDAAFVSAAKPYLQLKMDIKPSEDSPVLEDWDIISPKDVIGSDQLQGEKRSLTSSTLPFTQSLLSQMGRTLSRVQQALSWSYGEEVKPFKPPLSDTEFHSYLNSQGQLTRPEELRLRIYHGGVEPSLRKVVWRYLLNVYPDGLTGQERMDYMKRKTREYDQLKSTWASRVSPEDLEFIRGNVLKDVLRTDRAHPYYAGSEDSPHLTALTDLLTTFAITHPQVSYCQGMSDIASPILAVMDNEAHAFICFCGIMKRLEGNFWPDGQLMSIKFQHLKLLLQYSDPEFYTYLVSKGADDLFFCYRWLLLELKREFAFDDALRMLEVTWSSLPPDPPETEVELVGLPLEADESPNRDSSCPNSENEKLEQTEQRRRHMLRPSREEADGGRSLSLEAERKEEKPSGQEDKGVYGVDCAVKTESPAPAPPFEKQSSFGEFKYYSARNEDSFEANENELSDPTLSSVKFQSICSLPLAVRQSTEDSEEDPGERQPLISGNDKLLSPQTEEKNSSSGQTVSPLPPSLLNWKNGSQFSATSPSKSSCKEMCPDVPGSKSVSYSFIAGSAISPDKALGRFTSSAAMSNGTGVHSPSTPTGKSALSSPSLGNNRSLLSSPVLSFAKSPSLPKPFSSNLSSPCKLSGTGANTPTTGKPDTTSGIKPCSLPPPQEFGKGNPFMLFLCLSILLEHRDHIIKNSLDYNELAMHFDRLVRKHNLGRILQRAKALFADYLQSEVWDSEEGDEVSLDSPTTAASSPQTLPKTSFSNLPSTVTSSPNSTYNLASTIPSPTTPNDLSPSSS, from the exons AAGTGTGAGGGATTGCAGCCAGTGGAATTCCGCTCTTTTGCTGTTGATCCACAGATCACATCGCTggaggtgttgcaacacatcctgATACGAGCCTTTGAGCTCAATGG AAGGCGTAATTTTGGCATTAGTTACCTGTCCCGTGATCGCATGGGTGCAGAGGTGTACCTCTCCCTCCTGTCTGATTGGGATTTAGATGCAGCGTTTGTCAGTGCAGCTAAGCCTTACCTCCAGCTTAAGATGGACATCAAACCTTCAGAAGACA GTCCAGTACTTGAGGACTGGGACATCATAAGCCCGAAGGATGTCATCGGCTCAGATCAGCTACAGGGAGAGAAGAGGTCACTGACGTCCTCGACTCTTCCCTTCACCCAGTCCCTGCTGTCCCAG ATGGGTCGAACATTGTCTAGGGTGCAGCAGGCATTAAGCTGGTCATATGGGGAGGAGGTCAAGCCATTCAAGCCTCCACTGAGTGATACAGAATTTCACAGTTACTTGAACAGCCAGGGTCAGCTGACACGGCCAGAGGAGCTGCGGCTCCGCATTTATCATGGCGGGGTTGAGCCATCCCTGCGCAAG GTAGTGTGGCGCTACCTTTTAAACGTGTACCCAGATGGCCTGACAGGGCAGGAGAGGATGGACTACATGAAGAGAAAAACGAGAGAATATGACCAGCTGAAAAGTACGTGGGCATCCAGGGTGAGCCCAGAGGATCTGGAGTTCATTCGAGGAAACGTTTTAAAGGATGTGCTTCGAACAGACCGAGCCCATCCGTACTATGCCGGCTCGGAGGACAGTCCTCACTTAACTGCACTGACTGACCTCCTCACCACTTTTGCCATCACACATCCGCAG GTTTCTTATTGTCAAGGTATGAGTGATATTGCCTCTCCAATCCTTGCTGTCATGGACAATGAAGCTCACGCCTTTATTTGCTTCTGTGGTATCATGAAGCGCCTAGAAGGCAACTTCTGGCCTGATGGTCAACTGATGTCAATTAAGTTCCAGCATCTTAAGTTACTCTTGCAATATTCAGATCCTGAATTTTACACCTACCTGGTCTCCAAAGGTGCTGATGACCTCTTTTTTTGTTACCGCTGGCTGCTTCTTGAACTAAAGCGGGAGTTTGCGTTTGACGATGCACTGAGGATGTTGGAGGTGACCTGGAGTTCTCTGCCTCCAGACCCACCTGAGACCGAGGTTGAACTTGTTGGGCTACCGCTTGAAGCAGACGAGTCCCCAAATCGTGACAGCAGCTGCCCAAACTCTGAGAATGAAAAGCTGGAACAGACAGAGCAGCGGCGGCGACACATGTTGAGGCCATCCCGAGAAGAGGCAGACGGGGGACGCAGTCTCAGCTTGGAGGcagagagaaaggaagagaagcctTCTGGTCAAGAGGACAAAGGAGTTTATGGTGTGGATTGTGCGGTGAAAACTGAAAGCCCTGCACCAGCACCTCCTTTTGAGAAGCAGTCCAGTTTTGGAGAATTTAAATACTACAGTGCACGAAATGAGGACAGTTTTGAAGCTAATGAAAATGAATTATCAGATCCCACGTTATCTTCAGTGAAGTTTCAGTCCATATGCTCGTTACCTCTCGCTGTCCGTCAGTCCACAGAAGACAGTGAGGAGGATCCTGGGGAGAGGCAGCCTTTGATAAGTGGGAATGACAAACTTTTGTCTCCTCAGACTGAGGAGAAAAATTCATCCAGTGGACAAACAGTTTCTCCCCTTCCTCCAAGCTTACTGAACTGGAAAAATGGCTCTCAGTTTTCTGCAACATCTCCTTCAAAGTCCAGCTGTAAAGAAATGTGTCCTGATGTTCCAGGATCAAAGTCGGTCTCCTATTCATTTATTGCGGGTAGTGCCATATCTCCTGATAAGGCTTTGGGGAGATTTACGTCTTCAGCTGCTATGTCTAATGGAACTGGAGTGCACTCGCCATCAACCCCCACAGGGAAGTCTGCACTTTCCTCTCCATCCTTGGGCAACAATCGCTCCCTGCTCTCTTCCCCTGTTTTATCCTTTGCTAAATCTCCATCACTACCCAAACCATTCTCCAGCAACCTTTCATCCCCATGCAAGCTTTCAGGAACTGGTGCAAACACTCCAACTACAGGCAAACCTGACACTACTAGTGGTATTAAACCCTGTTCCCTTCCTCCTCCTCAAGAGTTTGGGAAGGGCAATCCTTTCATGCTTTTCTTGTGCCTCTCCATCCTGTTGGAGCATCGTGACCATATCATAAAAAATAGTTTGGATTATAATGAGCTGGCCATGCATTTTGATCGCTTGGTCCGCAAGCACAACCTTGGTCGTATTCTTCAGCGCGCAAAAGCCCTCTTTGCTGATTACCTGCAGAGTGAGGTTTGGGACTCGGAGGAAGGTGACGAGGTCAGCTTGGACTCCCCAACCACAGCTGCGTCCTCACCACAAACACTCCCCAAAACCAGTTTTTCTAACCTGCCGTCCACAGTGACCTCCTCCCCAAACTCTACCTATAATCTGGCCTCTACGATCCCTTCCCCTACAACCCCCAATGATCTGTCTCCCTCATCCTCCTGA